Proteins from one Methanococcus maripaludis C5 genomic window:
- a CDS encoding DEAD/DEAH box helicase, which translates to MEKYINFMFKDQNKVATAIRLVPINGKSKGYAFELTGDNNYDKNIDNVITKILKKDLISKYNYYVDIHPINLDFVPRDIQKKDNYYSKAKQHYDNTNIIYFEIDVIKKDNNAENTCESYLNNYLKHMPKPSMIISTGNGYHIYYKLDDFYECTELNSILKKYVKYDKQHKKIINGGIKKYETNPRLRLPGTYNIKKNATENIIKKECRIIDINNNIYNKEELFSNIKNIIEFDDNYKIDEEYTIDKKIATINDYVTATKNVCVFGSTYMREKMLKQILELCKKYQMKISGGKDKLENILKMIGYEYENKGNHFKIDNYGLDTEGGDQVLLIYPNGSFAKTYCNYVDDQLENPSFLQLLYVRDIDSFKKILEIEGLYSEFYNDLTKLYHNEIHGINIPKVVFDENIIDIDPNISKKDLIKIIDMAKKNYKLPNTYITKDMEITKERYKNAYFQHLNEEEFEDVYHNMSACVNQALSYHTNDIELLEIDQYIPVDTIDYIFNRIDEKCNGKQKEICMLSPTGSGKTTAIFNKFISNNENKTILAVPYLSNSKQLGLKYKNQKGIVALYENSKVSQEKLNSANFIVTTYDQIGRLAERKDISEFNLYVDEAHNVVLQHNFRNQALDALNKVSKLVNRTIYVTATNYNLNYKKLPIIKIIQKNKRFKYDDISVVDSNVPLKLLIEAVLYDYEDQKESGKTQIIFNNNKEQNRKIKARLEEQGIICALLDAESKESIEYTNVMEEEKLPENLDVCICTSAIADGVNIENLNIGNIHIHKIDNYNTFLQFIARFRNGCQKIYLYVDLNKQNPKYISKENFENDVRKNILDILHVINSDIAKYSDERIRELVLKIHNSVSETPEILSTIEEYTLSDIKKYHLKSLEQLLSIYPEAYDDCVDIADINEILALKTGYGSEDKLLTYDLDAKKYVVNEIAVMKKYSDYISKQVMNSKIMLHMMINRCDDLEKNVNIVNEKEYTKDEKSEFTTHINNRRHIYFELEKAYEKDGTALKRIAYEDDKTVREVMLRKNISQESVKLANKKSETIKYVTIINAEDEGILEPEKRQENYNKGNRGWHKLTENIRLIKNLSVFKNSSKHIKNLHKVCSNNARAYTNYILYTIYENIVNSENGKKVDFLKIRDRLNSEFEKVDEFDQISIDKIKEYAKQFGNIARWDDKKGIGYFKSMNEVIFKVVKSKQQLKDKLKEYTTPEKAINETLEKLGGKAKTNQILRYIKDNYIGIDNDHIESIKLVLDSGIFIKLSSDVIISYQSAMA; encoded by the coding sequence GTGGAAAAATACATAAATTTCATGTTTAAGGATCAAAACAAAGTAGCTACTGCAATAAGATTAGTACCAATAAATGGAAAATCAAAAGGATATGCATTCGAATTAACAGGAGATAATAATTATGATAAAAATATCGATAATGTAATAACAAAAATATTAAAAAAAGACTTAATAAGTAAATATAATTATTATGTAGATATACATCCAATAAATTTAGATTTTGTACCTCGAGATATACAAAAAAAAGATAATTATTATTCAAAAGCAAAACAACATTATGATAATACCAACATAATATATTTTGAAATAGATGTTATTAAAAAAGATAATAATGCAGAAAATACTTGTGAATCATATCTCAATAATTATTTAAAACATATGCCAAAACCATCAATGATTATATCAACAGGTAATGGATATCATATATATTATAAATTAGATGATTTTTACGAATGTACGGAACTAAATAGCATTCTTAAAAAATATGTAAAATATGATAAACAACATAAAAAAATAATTAATGGGGGTATAAAAAAATATGAAACAAACCCCAGATTAAGATTGCCTGGAACATACAATATTAAAAAAAATGCGACAGAAAATATTATAAAAAAAGAATGTAGAATTATAGATATAAATAATAATATTTATAATAAAGAAGAATTATTTTCAAATATTAAAAATATTATTGAATTTGATGATAATTATAAAATAGATGAAGAATATACGATAGATAAAAAAATAGCCACAATTAATGATTATGTAACAGCAACAAAAAATGTGTGTGTATTTGGATCAACATATATGCGAGAAAAAATGCTTAAGCAAATATTAGAATTATGTAAAAAATACCAGATGAAAATATCTGGTGGAAAAGATAAATTAGAAAATATCTTAAAAATGATAGGATACGAGTATGAGAATAAAGGAAATCATTTTAAGATCGATAATTATGGATTAGATACAGAAGGTGGAGATCAAGTACTGTTAATATACCCAAATGGATCTTTTGCAAAAACATACTGTAATTATGTTGATGATCAATTAGAAAACCCGTCATTTTTACAATTATTATATGTTAGAGATATAGATTCTTTTAAAAAAATATTGGAAATAGAAGGGTTGTACAGTGAATTTTATAATGATCTTACAAAATTATATCACAACGAAATACATGGAATAAATATTCCAAAAGTAGTATTTGATGAAAATATAATAGATATTGACCCAAATATTTCAAAAAAAGACTTAATTAAAATCATTGATATGGCCAAAAAAAATTATAAATTACCAAATACATATATTACTAAAGATATGGAAATTACAAAAGAAAGATATAAAAATGCATATTTCCAACATTTAAATGAAGAAGAGTTTGAAGATGTATATCATAATATGTCGGCATGTGTAAATCAAGCATTATCATACCATACAAATGATATAGAATTATTAGAGATAGATCAATATATCCCAGTAGATACAATAGATTATATTTTTAATAGAATTGATGAAAAATGCAACGGTAAACAAAAAGAAATTTGTATGTTATCGCCAACAGGATCGGGAAAAACAACAGCCATATTTAATAAATTTATATCAAATAATGAAAATAAAACAATATTGGCAGTACCATATTTATCAAATTCAAAGCAATTAGGGCTAAAATATAAAAATCAAAAAGGAATCGTTGCATTGTATGAAAATTCAAAAGTATCGCAAGAAAAATTGAATAGTGCAAACTTTATCGTAACCACATATGATCAAATCGGAAGACTTGCTGAAAGAAAAGATATTTCAGAGTTTAATTTATACGTTGACGAAGCACACAACGTAGTTTTACAGCATAATTTTAGAAATCAGGCTTTAGATGCACTAAATAAGGTAAGTAAACTAGTAAATCGAACAATATACGTTACTGCAACGAACTACAATTTAAACTACAAAAAATTGCCGATTATTAAAATAATTCAAAAAAATAAGAGATTCAAATACGATGATATAAGCGTAGTTGATTCAAATGTGCCATTAAAATTATTGATTGAAGCAGTGCTGTATGATTACGAAGATCAAAAAGAAAGTGGAAAAACACAGATCATATTTAATAATAACAAAGAACAGAACCGAAAAATAAAAGCCCGTTTAGAAGAACAAGGCATAATATGTGCATTATTAGATGCAGAATCAAAAGAATCAATAGAGTATACAAACGTAATGGAAGAAGAAAAACTGCCTGAAAATTTAGATGTGTGCATATGTACATCAGCAATTGCAGATGGGGTAAATATTGAAAATTTGAATATTGGAAATATACATATTCATAAAATAGATAATTATAATACATTTTTGCAATTTATCGCAAGATTTAGGAATGGATGTCAAAAAATTTACCTGTATGTAGATTTAAATAAACAAAATCCAAAATATATTTCAAAAGAAAATTTTGAAAATGATGTGCGAAAAAATATATTAGATATACTACATGTAATAAATTCAGATATTGCCAAATATTCTGATGAAAGAATTAGAGAATTAGTATTAAAGATACATAATAGTGTATCAGAAACTCCTGAAATATTATCTACAATTGAAGAATATACATTATCAGATATTAAAAAATATCACTTAAAAAGTTTAGAACAATTATTATCAATATATCCAGAAGCATATGATGATTGTGTAGATATAGCAGATATTAATGAAATATTGGCATTGAAAACAGGCTATGGCTCTGAGGATAAATTATTAACATATGATTTAGATGCAAAAAAATATGTTGTAAATGAAATTGCAGTAATGAAAAAATATTCAGATTATATAAGTAAACAGGTTATGAATTCAAAAATCATGCTACATATGATGATAAATAGATGTGATGATTTAGAAAAAAACGTGAATATTGTAAATGAAAAAGAATATACAAAAGATGAAAAATCCGAATTTACAACACATATCAACAACAGACGACACATATATTTTGAACTTGAAAAAGCATATGAAAAAGACGGAACTGCATTAAAAAGAATTGCATACGAAGATGATAAAACAGTACGAGAAGTAATGTTAAGAAAGAATATTTCACAAGAATCCGTAAAATTAGCAAATAAAAAATCAGAAACTATAAAATATGTCACCATAATAAATGCAGAAGATGAAGGAATATTGGAGCCTGAAAAGAGACAAGAAAATTACAATAAAGGAAATCGAGGATGGCATAAATTAACGGAAAATATACGATTAATTAAAAATTTAAGTGTATTTAAAAATAGTTCAAAACATATAAAAAATCTACATAAAGTATGCTCTAACAATGCACGGGCATATACAAATTACATATTGTACACAATTTACGAAAATATTGTGAATAGTGAAAACGGAAAAAAAGTAGATTTTTTAAAAATTAGGGATAGATTAAATAGTGAATTTGAAAAAGTAGATGAATTTGATCAAATAAGCATAGATAAAATTAAAGAATATGCAAAACAATTTGGAAACATCGCAAGATGGGACGATAAAAAAGGAATTGGATATTTCAAGAGTATGAATGAAGTAATATTCAAAGTCGTTAAATCAAAACAACAATTAAAAGACAAATTAAAAGAATATACAACACCTGAAAAAGCAATAAATGAAACTTTAGAGAAATTAGGCGGGAAAGCAAAAACAAACCAAATTTTAAGATATATTAAAGACAATTATATTGGAATAGATAACGATCATATCGAGTCAATAAAACTCGTATTGGATTCAGGTATATTTATAAAATTATCATCAGATGTAATAATTTCATATCAGTCTGCAATGGCATAA
- a CDS encoding site-specific integrase, with amino-acid sequence MSKKVLKNTFKIEFLGNGSNDKIYAEKIPMNPINKWNDIYGSERLGSGINHSTIQNESSILAVFLSFCDEELHKEPNTLTSADLKKFFYYLRYVRKPNNSKIKNKLQNERISEKAFKIYYTLVKKFYATLNLENFKQFEKECQTPIFRKTRPNPHDAITSEEFNKIINEIENSDSSTKIRNILAFRLLWDTGARISEIIKLRYKDCDFEKGRFNISNTNREIRTVVCSNETLKLFNQHLSKINDFSNPDDPIFQVSGGEKSRQISSNHLIKAMTKTVQKLKEKGIIENNRDLVLYSLRPGRAVEVFDGGLSIAHIQQLLGHHDIRTTMKYNPVIERCPDLDKLQNNL; translated from the coding sequence ATGAGTAAAAAAGTTTTAAAAAATACATTTAAAATAGAATTTTTGGGTAATGGCTCCAACGATAAAATATATGCAGAAAAAATACCAATGAACCCCATAAACAAATGGAATGACATATACGGGTCAGAAAGATTAGGTAGCGGCATAAATCACAGTACTATACAAAATGAAAGTTCAATTTTGGCAGTTTTTCTAAGTTTTTGTGACGAAGAACTTCATAAAGAACCAAATACATTAACTTCAGCCGATTTAAAAAAATTTTTCTATTACTTAAGATATGTAAGAAAGCCAAACAATAGTAAAATTAAAAATAAGCTACAAAACGAAAGAATTTCAGAAAAAGCATTTAAAATCTATTATACGTTGGTAAAAAAGTTTTATGCGACATTAAATCTTGAAAACTTTAAACAATTTGAAAAAGAATGTCAAACCCCCATTTTCAGAAAAACAAGACCAAATCCCCATGATGCAATTACCAGCGAAGAGTTCAATAAAATAATCAACGAGATTGAAAATAGCGACAGTAGTACCAAAATAAGAAATATACTTGCATTTAGGCTGCTTTGGGATACGGGAGCAAGAATTTCGGAAATTATTAAATTAAGATACAAAGATTGTGATTTTGAAAAAGGAAGATTTAATATTTCAAACACAAATCGAGAAATTAGAACGGTGGTCTGTTCAAATGAAACTCTGAAACTATTTAATCAACATTTAAGCAAAATAAATGATTTTAGCAATCCTGATGATCCAATATTTCAAGTTTCAGGAGGTGAAAAAAGTCGGCAGATCAGTTCAAATCATTTAATCAAAGCAATGACCAAAACAGTGCAAAAATTAAAAGAAAAAGGAATTATCGAAAATAATCGAGATTTAGTATTGTATTCGTTAAGACCTGGTCGAGCAGTTGAAGTCTTTGATGGGGGCCTTTCGATCGCACATATTCAACAATTGCTTGGACATCACGACATTCGAACGACAATGAAGTATAACCCTGTGATTGAGAGATGTCCAGATTTGGATAAACTTCAAAATAACTTATAA
- a CDS encoding DUF2540 domain-containing protein — MNTLRLTLITDMDCRTARYMLHKLENIDKIRPEILKRAVELDKSFRRTITLSDVEEKIYEKYGKATNLMVNYAIIAEGME; from the coding sequence TTGAATACCTTACGATTAACGCTTATAACTGACATGGACTGCAGAACTGCCCGGTACATGCTGCATAAATTGGAAAATATTGATAAAATTAGGCCAGAAATTTTAAAAAGGGCTGTAGAACTTGATAAATCATTTAGAAGAACAATTACACTTTCAGACGTAGAAGAAAAAATTTATGAAAAATACGGAAAAGCAACAAATTTGATGGTAAATTACGCAATTATCGCAGAGGGGATGGAATGA
- a CDS encoding HI0074 family nucleotidyltransferase substrate-binding subunit: protein MDNKLEKKLENFKNALDWLDEGLKLDSSNSIIIDGVIHRFEICYEFAFKTIKYFLNYQDIGEVKSPRIAFEKAFAYGIIENLNDWIDMLNDKNKILNQFDEKLTKKTYNKIKSSHFKNLKNLYDIILKKE from the coding sequence ATGGACAATAAACTCGAAAAAAAGTTAGAAAACTTCAAAAATGCACTTGATTGGTTAGATGAAGGTTTAAAGTTAGATTCTTCAAATTCAATCATAATTGATGGGGTAATTCATAGATTTGAAATATGCTATGAATTCGCTTTTAAAACCATTAAATATTTTTTAAATTATCAAGATATTGGAGAAGTAAAAAGTCCAAGGATTGCTTTTGAAAAAGCGTTTGCTTACGGAATTATTGAAAATTTAAATGACTGGATTGATATGCTAAACGATAAAAACAAGATTTTAAACCAGTTTGACGAAAAACTCACCAAAAAGACATACAATAAAATCAAATCGAGTCATTTTAAAAATTTAAAAAATCTTTATGACATTATTTTAAAAAAAGAGTGA
- a CDS encoding nucleotidyltransferase family protein: protein MKTLSEFKTILHENRDLLIKKYKVKTLGIFGSYVRNEQNETSDIDVLVEFQENSINFDNYMGLKYYLEDLFQKDVDLVIKDDLKVEIRDKILKEVTQVKIN from the coding sequence ATGAAAACTTTATCTGAATTTAAAACAATCCTGCATGAAAACAGGGATTTGTTGATTAAAAAATACAAAGTTAAGACCCTCGGAATATTTGGGTCATATGTTCGAAATGAACAGAACGAAACATCAGACATTGATGTTTTGGTAGAATTTCAGGAAAATTCTATTAATTTTGACAATTACATGGGATTAAAATATTATCTTGAAGATTTGTTTCAAAAAGACGTTGATTTAGTAATTAAAGATGATTTAAAAGTTGAAATCAGAGATAAAATATTAAAGGAAGTAACTCAAGTTAAGATAAATTAA
- a CDS encoding GIY-YIG nuclease family protein, which yields MEKREMHTKIIGDIKICEYLDSTIQAVLIPRSLLKSIKEVSECSNLDGTGIYFLFGDSDELGKVETYIGESEQVLKRLSEHKETLEWNSCVYILSSKNQFNKAYIKYLESQFISKAALSKKVRLLNSYNSQNIQLEYGKITLDRFIPDVEGYLSALGYPLFEKLDENTELTFYCNTENGTARGKYIGGKFKVLKNSHAKFGESSSMSPHNVLLKNTLINSGILQKSNRTCVFTEDYEFNSASAAACVVKGANVSGWTVWKTSDGRTLKDVY from the coding sequence ATGGAAAAAAGAGAAATGCATACAAAAATTATTGGCGATATAAAAATCTGCGAATACTTAGATTCGACAATTCAAGCAGTATTAATTCCAAGATCTCTTTTAAAATCAATAAAAGAAGTTTCTGAATGTTCTAATTTGGATGGAACAGGAATATATTTTCTATTTGGGGATTCTGACGAATTAGGAAAAGTTGAAACCTATATTGGGGAATCAGAGCAAGTTTTAAAGCGATTATCCGAACATAAAGAGACTTTGGAATGGAATTCTTGCGTATACATTTTATCTTCAAAAAATCAGTTCAATAAAGCATATATCAAGTATTTAGAATCGCAATTTATTTCAAAAGCTGCACTTTCTAAAAAAGTTAGATTATTAAATTCCTACAACAGCCAGAACATTCAGCTTGAATATGGCAAAATAACCCTCGATAGGTTCATTCCCGATGTTGAGGGGTATTTATCGGCACTCGGGTATCCATTATTTGAAAAACTTGACGAAAACACTGAATTAACGTTTTACTGTAATACGGAAAATGGAACTGCTAGGGGTAAATATATTGGTGGAAAATTCAAAGTATTAAAAAATTCCCATGCAAAATTTGGAGAATCATCAAGTATGTCACCACACAACGTACTTTTGAAAAATACCCTTATAAATTCGGGAATACTTCAAAAATCAAATAGAACTTGCGTATTTACAGAAGATTACGAATTTAATTCTGCGAGTGCGGCAGCATGCGTTGTAAAAGGTGCAAATGTGAGCGGATGGACTGTCTGGAAAACAAGTGATGGTAGAACATTAAAAGATGTATATTAA
- a CDS encoding ATP-binding protein, whose product MQILNDIEKGEGKTLEFKEQMPQNNQIAKTAVAFSNTAGGKIIMGVKDGLNEIIGLDPDEIPKLRELIVNTIADSCEPQISPEIFTQNIDGKIILIIRIYPGSKKPYFLKKEGINNGTYLRIDNVNKKGDSNAVRRLMLEGENIAYDEDINMEFKIEELDLNAILTQLEKLTGKKFTENVLENLKLIKSKNGKKYPTNALIALLGLKNYKIRCARFKGNDAVEFIDQKEIEGTIFEQIIMAEKFLKSHLNLSGKIEGLQRKDSYEIPFIALREALINAVVHRDYSILGSDIKVSISDSLLEITSPGSLPNTINIDNLGTGCSEVRNPIIARIFKETKFIEQWGSGFRKIFNECEKYGLKKPEIIETSFLKVRFYRPLVGDRTIVDDTKLDRTIVDDTKLDRTIVDDMDENHKKIILYISENGSATSTEIENLIDLKRSRTREILKEMVEENILEMKGKARSTRYTLKNN is encoded by the coding sequence ATGCAAATTTTAAACGATATTGAAAAAGGCGAAGGAAAAACCCTTGAATTTAAGGAACAAATGCCGCAAAATAACCAGATTGCAAAAACAGCTGTAGCTTTCTCAAATACTGCAGGCGGAAAAATTATCATGGGAGTTAAAGATGGCTTAAATGAGATAATTGGTCTAGATCCGGATGAAATCCCTAAATTAAGGGAATTAATTGTAAATACAATTGCGGATTCATGCGAACCACAGATAAGCCCAGAAATATTCACTCAAAATATTGATGGAAAAATTATTTTGATTATAAGAATTTATCCGGGAAGTAAAAAGCCGTATTTTTTAAAAAAAGAAGGGATTAACAATGGGACATATCTTAGAATAGATAATGTAAATAAAAAGGGTGATAGTAATGCCGTTAGGCGTTTAATGCTTGAAGGCGAAAACATTGCTTATGATGAAGACATCAATATGGAATTTAAAATTGAAGAGCTTGATTTAAACGCCATTCTAACACAGCTTGAAAAATTAACTGGGAAAAAATTTACCGAAAACGTTTTAGAAAATTTAAAATTAATTAAAAGTAAAAATGGTAAAAAATATCCAACAAACGCCCTTATTGCACTTCTTGGATTAAAAAATTATAAAATACGATGTGCAAGATTCAAAGGAAACGATGCTGTTGAATTTATTGACCAAAAAGAAATTGAAGGAACTATATTCGAACAGATTATAATGGCCGAAAAGTTTTTAAAATCACATCTTAATCTCTCTGGAAAAATTGAAGGGCTGCAAAGAAAAGACTCTTATGAAATCCCATTTATTGCGTTAAGGGAAGCGTTGATAAATGCTGTTGTTCACAGAGATTATTCAATTTTAGGATCAGACATTAAAGTTTCAATTTCTGACAGCCTTTTAGAGATAACTTCTCCAGGTTCCCTTCCAAATACAATAAATATTGATAACCTTGGAACAGGATGTTCGGAAGTGAGAAATCCCATAATTGCAAGAATATTTAAAGAAACAAAATTTATTGAGCAGTGGGGGTCAGGATTTAGAAAAATATTTAATGAATGTGAAAAATACGGGCTTAAAAAGCCGGAAATTATTGAAACCTCATTTTTAAAAGTTAGATTCTATCGACCGCTTGTTGGTGACCGGACGATAGTGGACGATACTAAACTTGACCGGACGATAGTGGACGATACTAAACTTGACCGGACGATAGTGGACGATATGGATGAAAATCATAAAAAAATAATATTATATATCTCCGAAAATGGTTCTGCTACATCAACAGAAATAGAAAACTTAATCGATTTAAAAAGAAGCAGAACTAGAGAAATTTTAAAAGAAATGGTCGAAGAAAATATCCTCGAAATGAAAGGGAAAGCTCGATCAACGAGATATACTTTAAAAAATAATTAA
- a CDS encoding Fic family protein: protein MNPDDFKESKTGKVVYDKLNDYYLFEPCDLPYKDYIPDYRNLILDTEKAVSRISKLDGLLENFSDEELTLLEKPFILKEAVLSSEIEGIHTTISDFLINEKKPEVSEKKYDILEVTNYKTALEYGINKEITEDLILEIHKILLDGVRGQDKTPGEYKRLQNYIGTKSTGLKYAKFVPASPRRTKMLIRNLIEYIKNKDEIPLIYKIALMHYQFETIHPFRDGNGRTGRILIILILMKYGLLKKPALYLSEFFSERRTEYQDRLYHVSSRGKIDEWIKFFLEAITIQSERATYFSKRLLNYRKELSKIVMENKNIKSNDKLKIIQIIELLFKNPYLDIKDVELALGITYPTAKRLVEGMVSLKMLELNEKSKKRDKLYVSNKILEILDPKHIR, encoded by the coding sequence ATGAACCCTGATGACTTTAAAGAATCAAAAACTGGAAAAGTGGTCTACGATAAACTAAATGACTACTATTTATTTGAGCCATGTGATTTACCCTACAAAGATTACATTCCAGATTACCGAAATCTTATTTTAGATACTGAAAAAGCAGTATCTCGAATTTCTAAACTAGATGGTCTTTTGGAAAACTTTTCAGATGAAGAATTAACTTTACTTGAAAAACCATTTATTTTAAAAGAGGCTGTTTTGAGCTCCGAAATTGAAGGTATCCATACTACAATCTCAGACTTTTTAATAAATGAAAAAAAACCAGAAGTAAGTGAAAAAAAATATGATATTTTAGAAGTTACAAATTATAAAACTGCCCTTGAATACGGGATAAATAAGGAAATAACTGAAGATCTGATACTTGAAATCCATAAAATACTTTTAGATGGGGTTCGAGGGCAAGACAAAACACCTGGAGAATATAAGCGACTCCAAAACTATATTGGAACCAAAAGTACGGGGCTAAAATATGCAAAATTTGTTCCAGCATCGCCAAGAAGAACTAAAATGCTTATTAGAAATTTAATTGAATACATCAAGAATAAAGATGAAATCCCGTTAATATATAAAATTGCACTCATGCATTACCAGTTTGAAACAATACACCCATTTAGAGATGGAAATGGAAGAACCGGAAGAATTTTAATAATTTTAATACTTATGAAATATGGGCTTTTAAAAAAACCTGCACTATATTTAAGTGAATTTTTCAGCGAAAGAAGAACTGAATATCAAGATAGGCTTTACCATGTAAGTTCCAGGGGAAAAATTGATGAATGGATAAAATTTTTCCTTGAAGCAATAACCATTCAATCAGAAAGAGCAACTTACTTCTCAAAAAGACTTTTAAATTACAGAAAAGAACTTTCAAAAATTGTTATGGAAAATAAAAACATTAAATCAAACGATAAACTTAAAATAATTCAAATAATCGAACTTTTATTTAAAAATCCATATCTAGATATCAAAGATGTAGAATTGGCACTGGGTATAACTTATCCAACAGCAAAACGGTTAGTGGAAGGCATGGTTTCATTAAAAATGCTCGAATTAAACGAAAAATCAAAAAAACGGGATAAACTTTATGTTTCAAATAAAATTTTAGAAATTTTGGATCCAAAACATATTCGTTAA
- a CDS encoding nucleotidyltransferase family protein: MLSKTSILNDKRIQELCERENIVYLGLFGSYSRGEETKDSDIDFLVKFSGNKSLFKIIKISKELSKIFGKKVDLVTENSLSKYIKKDVLKDIEVIYNVE, from the coding sequence ATGTTGAGCAAAACTTCAATTTTAAACGATAAACGAATACAAGAATTATGCGAAAGAGAAAATATCGTATATCTAGGACTTTTTGGATCATATTCAAGAGGGGAAGAAACTAAAGATAGTGATATTGATTTTTTGGTTAAATTCTCAGGAAATAAAAGTTTATTTAAGATAATAAAAATTTCAAAAGAATTATCTAAAATTTTTGGAAAAAAAGTCGATCTTGTAACTGAAAATTCATTAAGTAAATACATAAAAAAAGACGTTTTAAAAGATATTGAGGTAATATACAATGTCGAATAA
- a CDS encoding MarR family transcriptional regulator — protein sequence MSYLKLLSKAFALEVLNLLYIHESGKEKNNRINFSEIVSKLGIHKSNLSKLLLELEEENLLVSEEVRTDKRIPKKYYTLTEKGLKIMLLCNEIEKIMNEK from the coding sequence ATGAGTTATTTAAAATTATTATCTAAGGCATTTGCCCTTGAAGTTTTGAATTTGTTATATATTCACGAATCAGGTAAAGAAAAAAACAATAGAATCAATTTTAGCGAAATAGTTTCGAAATTAGGGATTCATAAAAGTAATCTGAGTAAATTGTTGTTAGAATTAGAAGAAGAAAATCTTTTAGTTTCAGAAGAAGTTAGGACGGATAAAAGAATTCCAAAGAAATACTATACTCTTACAGAAAAAGGGTTAAAAATAATGCTTCTATGTAATGAAATTGAAAAGATAATGAATGAAAAATAG